The nucleotide sequence GCGGCTTTAACTCTCTCTCCGCGAGGCTCTCCGCGAGTCTCCACTCAGTCCTCCGTGTCAAAGGCGAGATCTGTGATTGTTTTGCGTCTCTCGGACCTTTGGCAGCAGCATGTCTCTCCCGCAGCTCGGCTATAAGTACATCAGACCGCTGTACTCCACGGAGCGGCGCGTCGGCGCGGAGTTCGGCGCGTCAGGCTCGCTCTCCAGCGTGCTCTCCAGCATGTACGGAGCTCCGTTCTCCAGCGCGCAGGGGTACAGCGCGTTCCTGCCCTACTCCAGCGACCTCTCCGTGCTCAACCAGCTGGTGAGTTCATCTACAGCTTCGAGTCGAGGGGCTGTAAAATCATCGGGATTCACACGCATCTTGGAAAGTTCGACCTGTTAACTGCGCAACTTAGAAATAAAATGTAGCCTAGTCTAAGTGTATTTATGTTTAAGTACCGAAAATAACTTTTTTCGTTTCTCTAGTTGTTTGGTTCACATCTATTTACCGgcgcttaaaaaataaataaataaataagccaaTGAACCTTTAATGAAGAATAGCATATCTAatgtttctttttccttttctttactaCAAAGAACTTAAAGTTTAACTCGCGAAGGGTTATATTTCGTCTCTTTCGATCTCTTTAATTCGGAAATTGTTGCTATGGCATCTTTAGTCTTATTATTGAAATGTGAAAACGTGTGTCGAGGTCTACAAATTacgtttaatttgtatttatgcaaaaaaaaatgtatgcaaacacATTTTATTGTACCTGGAAATTCTATCATGTaattgttttccgtttttttttatttaatcttcaAAAGCAATTCAAAAACTCCTGAGGAATTCAAAAAAACGTACTTTTAAATGTTTAGACTGATTTATTcaagtcaaaattattatttcataaaccTTTTGCTACATcaagttaaaatagcaaaagtttttttttaaggattttaagAGTCCAATTCAAAAAAGTCCaaagcaacaaaaacaaacaaataataataataataataaataataataaaaacttggatAACAACTGCATATTTCCATTTATACAAACATTggacaaatctttttttattattattaaatatggtttcattttcatttgtccTTGTTTTAGTCATATATGTACACAATAAATGTAAACCTATTTAGCAGTAAATAAGCCCATATTTCCCTCAGAAGCACATGGGCTCATATATGCTCTCTTTTCCTTCTGTCTAAGGGCTCCCAGTATGAGTTTAAGGACAGTCCTGGGATTCAGCATGCAGGGTTTCCTCACGCACCCTTCTACCCGTACGGACACCAGTATCAGTTTGGGGATCCGTCCCGACCCAAGAACGCCATGCGTGAGAGCACCAGCACCCTGAAGGCCTGGCTCAGCGAACACCGCAAAAACCCTTACCCCACCAAAGGAGAGAAAATCATGCTGGCCATCATCACCAAGATGACCCTCACCCAGGTGTCCACCTGGTTCGCCAACGCGCGCAGAAGACtgaaaaaagagaataaaatgaCTTGGGTTCCCAAAACGAGAACCGACGAGGAAGGAAATGTGTATACGAGTGACAACGAGGACGGAGACAAGAGGGACGAGGACGAGGAAATAGACCTGGAGAACATAGACACGGAAAACATCGAAGACAAGCAGGATTGTGATTATCAGGACGATGAAAAATCAGCGTCTAAAGTTTCTGattctgaggaatatgatgaCGCAGGAGCTGAGAAGAGTTTTATGAATGATATCATGAAAGACAGAAGAGACACAAACTcagaagagggagaggaggaccAAATCAAAAAGAGTCCCGCAGCACAAGAGCCCTCAAATAATGCGAGTCCACCTCAGAAACCAAAGATCTGGTCTTTGGCTGAAACCGCGACGGCGCCGGACAGTCCCAAAAAGTCCTCGTGGATTCAGACGAACTGTGACGCTCAAACAGCCAGGAATCCTCTCCATGTTCAAAACTGGACCAAAATGTCTTTTTCAGCCCATCAGATGGCTTTAACAAGCCATTACCTCGGACTTAAACACCAGAGCGCCTCAAACAGCCACATACACATGAAGCACGGCGAGCACAGGACTCACAGCCTATGAAACAAACCACACATTCAAAGACTTTTCAtgctttttaaatagttttcacCTTCCTCGTGGGAGCGTAACACTTATTATGAATCAGAAAGATATCCAGTTTCTGCATAATGGATGCCCTgaatttaaaaatagattaaagcTGTCTATTAGCTCTTCAATTAATATGAGATTATATTAgaatatgttttatattgttgACTTGTAAACATACATTTCATTGTCaaatcctgttttgtttttttaaatctgtaggTCCAGTTTGTCTTTGAGTAA is from Carassius carassius chromosome 43, fCarCar2.1, whole genome shotgun sequence and encodes:
- the irx3b gene encoding iroquois-class homeodomain protein IRX-3b; the protein is MSLPQLGYKYIRPLYSTERRVGAEFGASGSLSSVLSSMYGAPFSSAQGYSAFLPYSSDLSVLNQLGSQYEFKDSPGIQHAGFPHAPFYPYGHQYQFGDPSRPKNAMRESTSTLKAWLSEHRKNPYPTKGEKIMLAIITKMTLTQVSTWFANARRRLKKENKMTWVPKTRTDEEGNVYTSDNEDGDKRDEDEEIDLENIDTENIEDKQDCDYQDDEKSASKVSDSEEYDDAGAEKSFMNDIMKDRRDTNSEEGEEDQIKKSPAAQEPSNNASPPQKPKIWSLAETATAPDSPKKSSWIQTNCDAQTARNPLHVQNWTKMSFSAHQMALTSHYLGLKHQSASNSHIHMKHGEHRTHSL